Proteins encoded by one window of Streptomyces sp. ALI-76-A:
- a CDS encoding DUF6284 family protein has product MEHIVTVQDAVTAFADFMEPTAAELDAIEREMPVILADVDLLDAHITTLDRTPTELDNRRIRRARRRALAARVALLNQSGTGAPVVA; this is encoded by the coding sequence ATGGAGCACATCGTCACTGTTCAGGACGCTGTTACCGCGTTCGCCGACTTCATGGAGCCGACGGCCGCCGAGCTGGACGCGATCGAGCGGGAGATGCCCGTCATCCTGGCGGACGTCGACCTGCTGGACGCGCACATCACCACGCTGGACCGCACGCCGACCGAGCTGGACAACCGGCGCATCCGCCGGGCCCGCCGCCGCGCGCTGGCCGCTCGGGTCGCGCTGCTCAACCAGAGCGGCACGGGCGCGCCGGTGGTGGCGTGA
- a CDS encoding GntR family transcriptional regulator, with product MAPKWRELADRLAEQIRNGEYAPGAQLPQIRDLVEAGEGSKSTVHAAYKALEAEGLVTSSRGHGTIVRERAPLKRLGIARYDKAKWRDGDEVAFIADRVASGRTYKRNEQTQTVSRVPASATVAQAHGLPEGAEVYARARVVKEGSQPTHTLTSYYRPEHVEGTRIVDPTPGPAGRGGGFRVLYDAGYEIDHMQETLFARIPTADEAQLLQLAPGEWVVELHRTTYTADGTVVEFAIGVHAATRFAWTYDFKVPDSAKAEGESK from the coding sequence ATGGCGCCCAAGTGGCGGGAGCTTGCGGACCGGCTGGCCGAACAGATTAGGAACGGCGAGTACGCGCCCGGTGCTCAGTTGCCGCAGATCAGGGACCTAGTGGAAGCGGGCGAAGGCTCGAAATCCACGGTCCATGCGGCCTATAAGGCGTTGGAAGCCGAAGGGCTGGTCACGTCGTCGCGCGGACACGGCACAATCGTCCGTGAGCGGGCTCCACTCAAGCGGCTGGGCATCGCGCGATATGACAAGGCCAAGTGGCGGGACGGCGATGAGGTGGCGTTCATCGCGGACCGCGTGGCCTCCGGACGTACGTACAAGCGGAACGAACAGACCCAGACCGTCAGCCGCGTGCCGGCGTCGGCCACCGTTGCCCAGGCGCACGGTCTGCCGGAAGGTGCTGAGGTCTACGCACGTGCGCGCGTGGTCAAGGAAGGATCGCAGCCGACACACACGCTGACGAGCTATTACCGGCCCGAGCACGTGGAAGGAACGCGTATCGTCGACCCGACGCCGGGGCCCGCCGGCCGGGGCGGTGGCTTCCGTGTCCTGTACGACGCCGGATACGAAATCGACCACATGCAGGAGACGCTGTTCGCGCGTATCCCCACGGCGGATGAGGCTCAGCTCCTCCAGCTCGCGCCGGGCGAGTGGGTGGTGGAGTTGCACCGGACGACGTACACGGCCGACGGCACCGTGGTGGAGTTCGCGATCGGCGTTCACGCAGCGACGCGCTTCGCTTGGACGTACGACTTCAAGGTCCCCGACTCAGCGAAAGCGGAGGGCGAGAGCAAGTGA
- a CDS encoding DUF6303 family protein, with protein MARDFTAQMSMYRGRWRLYVVLLNTAERWPEYGFDRALPVPTFTERAQALSVLGFEPLPGAAWQWTEDRRDLDDPASPVVLIAAIRVRSWTGVAA; from the coding sequence ATGGCCCGGGACTTCACCGCGCAGATGTCGATGTACCGCGGCCGGTGGCGCCTGTACGTGGTGCTGCTGAACACCGCCGAGCGGTGGCCCGAGTACGGCTTTGACCGGGCACTGCCGGTGCCGACGTTCACCGAGCGCGCGCAGGCGCTCAGCGTGCTCGGCTTCGAGCCGCTGCCGGGCGCCGCGTGGCAGTGGACGGAGGACCGCCGCGACCTTGACGACCCGGCGTCGCCGGTGGTGCTGATCGCCGCGATCCGGGTGCGTTCATGGACGGGGGTGGCCGCGTGA
- a CDS encoding DUF2637 domain-containing protein → MNGVQIRSAERALSVGTWLIVAGAMLYSILTVTPLAAEHTPDEWDWTAPILPLVVDAAVVIVVRLDAVLARLGGQGGRWPVVLRWMTGGMTLALNVADSALKGDLVGVAVHAVAPLLLIVTAETGLAYRRAITAAVTALEEQQEAEREARRQAAREERERAERLAREEREHAAMLAREQREHEARLAREQAEREERARREEAEREAAWERAEQAERERRERERERLRLERERAEREDAERRERERRERVERERRERAEREARAERERAALLAAGPAAEKFPEERARATVRAAFEAGLPVRAAAELCGWSVGWVSARYAEHRELAAAGGAELAIASR, encoded by the coding sequence GTGAACGGTGTTCAGATCCGTTCAGCGGAGCGGGCGCTGTCGGTCGGCACGTGGTTGATCGTGGCGGGCGCGATGCTGTACTCCATCCTCACCGTGACCCCGCTCGCAGCCGAGCACACGCCGGATGAGTGGGACTGGACGGCGCCGATCCTCCCCCTCGTGGTCGACGCGGCCGTGGTCATCGTGGTCCGCCTGGATGCGGTGCTGGCCCGGCTGGGCGGGCAGGGGGGCCGCTGGCCGGTGGTGCTGCGCTGGATGACCGGCGGCATGACCCTGGCCCTGAACGTCGCCGACTCCGCCCTGAAAGGTGACCTGGTGGGCGTGGCCGTGCACGCGGTCGCACCGCTGCTGCTGATCGTCACGGCAGAGACCGGGCTTGCCTACCGGCGGGCCATCACCGCCGCCGTCACCGCGCTGGAGGAACAGCAGGAGGCGGAGCGGGAGGCCCGGCGCCAAGCCGCCCGGGAGGAACGCGAGCGGGCCGAGCGGTTGGCGCGCGAGGAGCGCGAACACGCCGCGATGCTGGCGCGTGAACAGCGTGAACACGAGGCCCGCCTGGCCCGTGAGCAAGCCGAGCGGGAGGAACGCGCCCGCCGCGAGGAAGCCGAGCGGGAAGCCGCTTGGGAGCGGGCCGAGCAGGCGGAGCGTGAACGCCGTGAGCGCGAGCGTGAACGGCTGAGGTTGGAGCGTGAACGCGCTGAGCGGGAGGATGCCGAGCGGCGCGAGCGTGAGCGGCGGGAGCGCGTGGAGCGTGAGCGCCGTGAACGGGCCGAGCGTGAGGCGCGGGCCGAGCGTGAACGCGCCGCGCTGCTGGCCGCCGGCCCGGCCGCCGAGAAGTTCCCCGAGGAGCGGGCGCGGGCGACCGTGCGGGCCGCGTTCGAGGCCGGTTTGCCGGTGCGGGCCGCCGCGGAGCTGTGCGGCTGGTCGGTGGGGTGGGTGTCCGCCCGCTACGCCGAACACCGCGAGCTGGCCGCCGCCGGTGGTGCTGAGCTGGCCATCGCGAGCCGGTAA